AGGTGACACAATGTTTATTATATATTTAGCGAGTCACAGTGGTACCGGAACTTTGCATGCAGGGCCATACTTTATATTTCGTTGGTTGTCTGAGAGCGTATCGTAACAGAGTCAGGCTGCATTTAAAACATCGCTTGCCTCGTTAAGAAACATTGAAGCCACGTAACAGTTTGTCCAAGACAGTTCAATTTGTTTTCGACAATAACTACACAATTTTAGTCGAGCGTGACAAGTGGAACTATGCTTCACTTCCGGTGGGCGTTAATTTTGTTGCTGGTCattcaaaaataaaagaatgccTCAGGAATCTCAACGAAGGATGGTTCTCTCCTGGCAAGTCACGTTTCAGATAATGTAAAAGCATCGTCAATACCATTGGTCAAAGAAAGCAGGGCGCCTAATAAATAACTTTTAATTTCGGATATAATGAAGCTTGAATCTTCATGCTTTTGAGCACACCGTGACTTCATTGTTTGAATTCATAGGAAACGTACATATTCTAAAACATAACATTCAATGTTAGGTAGTGCGTGAGTAATGTCCGCGCTTTGAATCTGATCGGGAGTTTCTCTGAACATTCCCGCTTTTTTTTGTGGTTCATTGAACAGTAACTACGTTATATTTAAGCCCAAGCTGTGATTCCTGCTGCATAGTTTCTGATACTGGCCCATTCCTGCAAGAGTTTCTGATACTGGCCCATTCTGCACAATGCAGGGCTGCTCAATGCTAATTTATTAATGGCGATTTTTCTCTTAAACCAACCACGATACACTTGTCCATCGATTATGAGCTTATCATTGTTACTGAGAGTATATGGATCAAATTGCGTCTAAAAAAACTGGATTTTCAGGGCACCCTATAACGCAGAATTGTTATTTTAAATCGCGGCCTCAAATCCCGTCCAACCTACAGCGACTGCCATTTTGACGTGGATTGTCTTACTTCTGCAATTGTGGGGCCACCCTCTGTCGGTTCTTCCACCAACTACGCATGCTATGGCATCCAATGGCAGAGGAAGGGCGTCGCCGTTGAATTGTGCCCGCAATTCCTTCACTCACTAAAATAAAGCAGTAGAAAACTTCTGAAACAGACATTTGAAAACGAAACGACGTATTGCAGCCTTGATGCGTTTGCAGATTTTGCAATCACTTCAGGTACGTGCTGTCCAGAAACGTGTGAGCTTGGAGATTCTCTTTCGCTACTCCGAGTACAACAGATTACGCTGGTCTATTTCACTTTGTTGCAACTTACTGTTAGTATACTGCTGTACTGTTAAAAGGCGTTAGAAAAGTTCAAATTCCAATTTTCTACTGCACTGAACACGGTCAAATTTTGCCAACTTGCTGTTGTAAGTTCATGATTTAACGTGCAACGCATGACATAAGCTCCAAAATTTCGTGCAGTAGCGTCTATATAAACACGactgcttttttttcccttttcaccTATTGCATTTATCACTTGGAACAAAGCAAACAGGAGGCAAAACGTTACCCAGTACTAAGATGGGCAACTAACGCGACAACCAACCAGCCTTACAAGTACGCTGCGCAGAGCACTAACTGTGTTTATCTGGCAGCATTCGTTTCTATTATTTGTCAGTGCGTGTTCTGTGAACAAcagcagaatattttttttaacgaAAACTGCACCGACTATATTTCCAAgttgtcttctttctttatcGAGAAATAAACATCAAGTGCTCGAGCGGCGTGGTGGCGATGGAATAGTTATCAAACTGTGACAATGGCGGTACTTATAGACGAACTCCAAGCACCAAAGTTTGTTGGATGCGTCGCACACGTTCGGGGCAGCTACTGAGCTCCAAGGGCCTCCTTGAGGGCTGGCAGCACGTGCGTTTCCGGCAGCTTGGCGAACACCGGAACGAAGCTGCGGTCGGCAGCCTGCATCATTTCGAAGTAGGGCACTCCGCTCACTTGAGAGTTTTGCGGGCTCGTGGCTATGCCCGAGAACGAGGGGTACGCTCCCAGGGTCACCCCGACGCTCCACACTGGCTGTGGGAAGGAGGAACTACCGCCGACGTTGCCACTTCCGTCTCCACCTAACAGCTCCTGGGTTAGCTTGCCGTTGAAAGAGACACCGGAAAATGTCACAGTCACTAGGCCACGACCTTCAGGAGTTGTCACGTTGTTGCCCGCGCAGTGGTAGTGGTAAATGCCTCTCATAGTTGCATCCTAAAGAGAACAATGAAGCACAAATACTTTAATTAGATTTGCAAGCAAATTCATGGGCTGGATGTGATGGGCAATTGCATTTCTTTGGGAATCAACGCAGGCAATTCAATAGCCTCACTTTTATTGTAAATAGCTGTTTTGGACGACGGGAATATTATGCTGATTTAcaaactttttgttttcttttctttttttgtatggtTAGGGTATATCACTGGGCaaccaaccaaaaaaaaaattaaattatggggttttacgtgccaaaaccactttctgagtatgaggcacgccgtagtggaggactccggaaatttcgaccacctggggttctttaacgggcacctaaatctaagtacacgggtgttttcgcatttcgcccccatccaaatgcggccgccgtggccgggatccgatcccgcgacctcgtgctcagcagcccaacaccatagccactgagcaaccacggcgggtcggcaaCCAACAGTAAGCAAAGCATTTTCAAGCAAAATGTGGCCTCCTTCTCAATGAACATAGACAAGTAAGCACCACACGACTATGTATCCACTGCAGCTGCAAAATTACGATCAGTAAAACAATCATTCACGTGTAAGTAGCAAATAGATGCAAAGAAACGGAAGGAACCTCATGCATTTTCATCAAAAAGAAAGGCTGCTCATGCGAAATATTATTGTTGTTGGTCTCGCAGCTCAGTCATGCTCAAGCGGTTTTCCGCGGCGATCCTTCTGCGTACGGGGCTAACCAGTAGGCAACTACAAATTATGCTTAGTGGCTGTTTATCAATCCGTATGTGGGCGAGAACAGTGAATGAGCAATAAGGTATGCGTGGATCTGCAATGTTGGTGAACTTTTACGACAGATAAAGTACTCTTCCATTCCAAAACAACACGCTACAAAAGGAGATTCATGCGAGTAGCTCACTTAGAAAGTATCGCAACTGAACAAAAATGTGCTCCGGCTGGAGGGCTACCAGATAAGGTGGAGTTATGTTACATCCAAAGCCAACATGGGACGGGAAAATGCTGACACAAGTACGGTGTGTAACTATCGGCAGCGTTATATTTTCTGCAATGCTATAACGCAGCGCCTTCTGTTCCAATGTTTATAATTTCAATAAAAACACCAAGGGAGTTACGCAAATCATGCCTGCAAAGGAAGCTTACGCGCTTTGAATGTACAGTATTTATGCACAAGCACAGTTGACAAATGAAGAAGATATAAAAATGTCTTAATTTTTTCTACTCTTTGGTATGCGTTTAGAATGGAACCTCGAAGACAATCGAATTTGAAGATGAcgtcattttctttaattttattaGCGCCCTTCTGCTTCGAGATATTCCTAATCCACTCTGGCCCATAAATCGCTAATTTCTCGTTCAGAGTTGGGTCTTCAAACAGAGATAAAAATCCGTCGTAACGTAGCGCAATCACCTATCACAACAGAGTAGAAGCCGTACACGCCCTAATAGAGTTTCTTGCTCTCCTCAGAAGGACTGGCTTCTTCTTTTCGCATTGTTCTGAAAAGACCATTAACTCGTCTGCTTCATCTTGTTGGGCACACTTTTTCATCTTCCTTTCAAAGGATAGCATTGAAATTGGAATAAAGTTGAACAGTTAATATGTAAAACCCTGTGCCTCCATAAGGTTTGCGATGACATCATGATCAGGTATTCCTTTCGTCTCGACGGTTCCCTTAACGCTCCGCTGCGCTTAAATCATGTGTGTTTCTCGGTTGAAAGTTGTTTTCAAACCTCCTTACACTAAGAAAAGCTTTACGCCACCTTGATGGTAATAAAAAGACATACTTGCAAGTTCCCAGCCACCCACGTACACCGCGCGAGATCGTGCACGCGTAGTGAAGTACGCTCCCACGAAGCAGAAACAACAGTCACCCGAACGCATGTGTTCAGAGGTGGATTGCTAGCTGACTTGCGCGGAATTCTATCGCGTGTAGCTCCGCGCCGCCACACGTCGGCATCAGGAGCTGACGCAGCCAGCCCACACAGCTTCCTTCGTTCGAAGTCATTTTGGCACAGTATCCCGGAAAATTCGCTGTCCTGGGCCAGCCTGAACATATTAGAACGTCAGGAAGAGCTCCCAGCGGCCGCAGTAGACGCTACTCACAGACTGGAAAGCTGCGGGGGCGCAAGAAGTCGTGCatgctcctgcgtactgcgcatgcgcactactaCCTCAGAGGTTTCTTGCGTGCACAGAGTTGTTGCGGACGCCAAAATGCCTATTGCCAATGACAGCCCGGATTGACCAACGAAAAGAAGCCTGGCTTGAGGTGGTAGGCAACTTTTATTTTTGCCCTACGGTGCAGGTTGCAATGACGATAACGAGGTGGCTAATGATGTAGTTTTCTACGAAGAagttgaagacgacgacgaagacgtatCAAAAAGGACGCATACAGCAAACCTGTCTCAAACTTTTAGCTCTTTTTCGCTTCAATACGTGCACTTCAAAAAATTACAGCCGTTGGTATATATATCGTCCAAACAATATTCGCCATGTACACGGCTGTTTCCTTTCATGAAAACACATCGTGCGCGGCTTTTCTATCAATCGTCTTATGCCACGATGTTTATGTTTTGCCACGTTGTTTTTGACCTGGAAGTACTAGGCGTACAGCCTTAAATAAAAGATTGGCCTGCAAGTCCGATGACATTTATTTTTTGAGGACACGCTAAACTCGAAAGAGTGCAAGTTGTTCAAAGAGCGCAGTTGCGCTTGCAGTAATGAAATATTTCCTGTTATTTGTCACGCATGTACTAATTGAACGTTGTCTGACTGCACGAAAGCTCATTTCATCATTCTGTAAATTGAAAAAAGAACTCTAATGACGTACGCCAACTAACGTTAAGACTGTCGTTTTAATAAAATGCATTCAAACCACACAACATTAGCGCCATGAGGCCTCCCTACAGCTTCGACATTTGAGCCTTCTGCTAGAAATAACTCCTGTATCCACTTAATAAAAACAGGTCTCTGAAAGCTGGGTAACCGAGTTTAACAAAAACAAAAGATAAGCCGGCAACTCGGCTGAGAAATCAAGCAACATTAAGCAATTTATTATGCCTGATTTTATTTTTCTGCTCCAGGCTCGCGAAGATGCTGCAGAAAAGATCAAGCAGGTAAGATTGTATGACAACGGCAAGCAACATATTGGTTTATTGTGTGCACAAACTCCTACAAGAGAACTAATTACATCACACAAACAAGAACTAAAGCACCCCTTGATAGGGTTGCTATGTGGAAGTGTTGATGTGCTATTATTACGTATCACGTATTGCATAACGGAGAAACACGGCAAAAATAAACCAATTATAACGCACCACGCTAACTTCCAACAGTGATACCACAAGAATTTATGACCGCTTTTATGCATCGCAATGCAAGTACTTCGAGTGTCTCAAGATATGCTGCTATACAAGGGTCCTTCTCGAGAATGCAAATTTTTGAGCGGACTGCTGTTCATGCAACACCTACGCATCTGTCCGCTAAGTTAAAAATATTGCGAGTTTCTGGAATCAATCGCGTCAATTAATCATGACTTAGTGCCTTTTCTGTATCATTCATTTCTTTTACAGCTCTATGTAATTCGCTCTGAATTTCGCTGCTATTTTTGTACTGTACAGCACCAAAAGAATAAGACAAGTTACACACACAGTTCGCGTGCAAACGTAGTCTGCATGACAGGCATTTGAACTGCTCACCGTGCCCACTCCTATGACGAATGGGAAGTGCCGTACGTCTTCCCTACACACGGCTTGCTGTGCAGTCACGGTGACGTCGGTAAGAAGCAGAGGTGATAGGGTGCCGTTGTACAGGGTGTACCCGGAGGAAGAAACACCGGGCACAGGAATTCTCTCGGGTACGGTGGTGCCCACCCTAGCTACGGCATTACGCAGCAGAGTCCTTGCCTCCTGCAGCTCACTCTCGGCGCACAGATCTGGGCGCTGGGTGGTCAGTGGTTGTTGAGAATGGGTTGGATCTGCAGTGTCACATAAACGTCTTGAGCATAGGTGTGACGCCGATATAATTTCGCAAATCATTTCGCTCGATTCCATTCTTTTTTCATTCAGCGTTCCCGAACGGGCGATTCTGAAGTGATAAGATAGGGGGAGCACTGCTCAGACCACTGAGAAAGCGCGGAAGTAAAAATAAATTTAGATAGAATTGTTATGTTATGCCGGCTTAACTTGCGGAATGCTGTAGGTACAAGGCTTAAGTGAATCACCGACCAGAAGCCCATAGTTTACGGGTCTTCACACCAGATTTGCAGAAAGCGATTGACGCCAACTCGCAGGACAAATTCATCAGGAACAATTTTAAGCACAAAATCAAACCTCGAGAAAACAAACGGCGGCTCGTGACTTATCTTCTATTTCAGGGGCACTCGAATACCATGACAACTGCGCGCTCTGGGTGTCTCTTTGTTCGCATCCGTTCAAATCTGCATGCATTACCATAGACAAAAGCCACAGAGTGACAAACACAAATCTCTGTCTTTCTGGGCTCcccaaattaacaagcactgaTTAACACTACTCTTGAATCACATGTATAATCGCAGCACCTTATGTCCGATTAACGTTGTGGGATATATTCCGCGATATATTACAATTTCAAATGTAAGTCACCTCGTTCAGCCTCTGGAATCGTGTCCCCCATTGTAGCAGCCCGCATAACACTCAGAAATGAGTGCATATGTCAGCTAacggagaatgaaaaaaaaataattaagaaatGCATCATAGCCATTTAATACGCCACCTCAAAAAGTGCTGGAAGCCGTAGCAACTACGTGTGGCAACAAAACCGATTTCCGCGACATGAACCTTACATATTGCTTTATTCGTAATTAATATAGATGGCTGAAGGACTTGACTAATCTTTGCAGTAATGAGAAAGGCATAAACATAATATTCAAAAGGTATAAACTTGCTGCAGTTTTTCTGGATGTCTACTGGAAGATAGCAAAATACTTGAATGCGAACTTCTATTTGGTGACGTTGAAAAGGTCCATTGCACTGGCAAAATCAGCAATAATCAAATTATATCATGCAACAAAAGACCGGAAATCGCA
The nucleotide sequence above comes from Dermacentor andersoni chromosome 10, qqDerAnde1_hic_scaffold, whole genome shotgun sequence. Encoded proteins:
- the LOC126545550 gene encoding uncharacterized protein: MRSPLMGLLLALLATTLDPTHSQQPLTTQRPDLCAESELQEARTLLRNAVARVGTTVPERIPVPGVSSSGYTLYNGTLSPLLLTDVTVTAQQAVCREDVRHFPFVIGVGTDATMRGIYHYHCAGNNVTTPEGRGLVTVTFSGVSFNGKLTQELLGGDGSGNVGGSSSFPQPVWSVGVTLGAYPSFSGIATSPQNSQVSGVPYFEMMQAADRSFVPVFAKLPETHVLPALKEALGAQ